Proteins from one Dysgonomonas sp. HDW5A genomic window:
- a CDS encoding RagB/SusD family nutrient uptake outer membrane protein, giving the protein MKKRYYLAAALAIVLSMGSCSDFLDQTPDRILTEDQVYSDPNLIKSVLANFYERVSFGQHVQGDLYDFTRLDDAMRYDFDNVNQFDRNRWRVYDYGLIRNINQFIQGLTKSTALTEEEKAPLFGEARLIRAWIYFNTCRGLGGMPIVGDEVFTYTPGMDITPLQIPRATEAAMYDYVISECNEISKMMLSTKTTNSARANRWTAKMLEARAALYAASIARYNNRMVAPVETPGKEVGIDAAKAEGYYKVALAAAKEVIENSPYSLQDRRPEDKARNFYEAVTVKDNNTEVIWARDYIYPGQTHAFTKDNLPTSFAEDAQSSYLSVLLNLVEEYEPIDTPTPGQGSKFKTGDLAAGTPIFYETPDQLFKERDPRLGGTVLYPGSLFRGLEVVLQVGQLNQENGKWVKKEGNAGDKDDKGNLITSPNGPVNNSTLRLVNKTGFSVRKFLDEAKGSGTVGRGSEIWGVRFRMAEAYMIAAEASYELYGGGDANTVKYINAVRNRAGVQPLATVTFENIIHERRVEFAFEDQRYWDMKRWRLADKTWNGNQASRTANRLGLWPYRVVAEGNPNNGKWVFVEKDMNFIYPNALNFELRHYYNELDNGWLNNNPKLVKNPYQ; this is encoded by the coding sequence ATGAAAAAAAGATATTATCTGGCAGCAGCTCTGGCTATTGTATTATCAATGGGGAGTTGCAGTGACTTTCTGGATCAGACTCCGGACAGAATATTGACAGAAGATCAGGTGTATAGCGATCCGAATCTGATTAAATCGGTCTTAGCGAATTTCTATGAACGTGTTAGTTTCGGACAGCATGTTCAGGGCGATTTATATGATTTCACCAGACTTGATGATGCTATGCGTTATGATTTTGACAATGTAAATCAATTTGACCGTAATAGGTGGAGAGTTTATGATTATGGTTTGATACGCAACATCAACCAGTTTATCCAAGGGTTAACTAAGAGCACGGCTCTTACCGAAGAAGAGAAAGCTCCTTTGTTTGGCGAAGCACGCTTGATACGTGCATGGATTTATTTTAATACCTGTCGGGGATTAGGGGGAATGCCTATTGTTGGAGATGAAGTGTTCACCTATACTCCGGGAATGGACATCACTCCTTTGCAGATACCTCGGGCTACAGAAGCAGCGATGTACGATTATGTTATAAGCGAATGCAATGAAATTTCGAAAATGATGTTATCCACTAAAACGACCAACTCGGCAAGGGCTAATAGATGGACCGCAAAAATGCTGGAAGCTCGTGCAGCATTATATGCGGCTTCAATTGCCAGATACAACAACCGCATGGTAGCTCCTGTCGAAACTCCGGGAAAAGAAGTGGGTATAGATGCAGCAAAAGCCGAGGGATATTATAAAGTAGCATTAGCGGCTGCAAAAGAGGTTATCGAAAACAGTCCCTATTCGTTACAGGACAGAAGACCCGAAGATAAAGCGAGAAACTTCTACGAAGCAGTTACAGTGAAAGATAATAATACAGAAGTGATCTGGGCTCGCGATTATATTTATCCGGGACAAACTCATGCCTTTACAAAAGATAATCTGCCTACAAGTTTCGCTGAAGATGCGCAAAGCAGTTATTTATCAGTACTCTTGAATCTGGTGGAAGAATATGAACCTATTGATACACCAACTCCGGGGCAGGGTAGCAAATTCAAAACAGGTGATCTTGCTGCAGGAACTCCGATATTCTATGAAACACCAGATCAGCTATTCAAAGAAAGAGACCCTCGTTTAGGAGGCACTGTGCTATATCCGGGATCATTATTCAGAGGCTTGGAAGTCGTGCTTCAAGTCGGACAATTAAATCAGGAAAATGGAAAATGGGTTAAAAAAGAAGGAAATGCAGGAGATAAGGATGACAAAGGAAATCTGATAACTTCACCTAATGGCCCTGTAAACAATTCGACATTGCGATTAGTAAATAAAACAGGCTTCTCCGTTCGTAAATTCTTAGATGAGGCCAAAGGTTCGGGTACAGTAGGTCGCGGGTCAGAAATCTGGGGAGTGCGTTTCCGTATGGCAGAAGCATATATGATTGCTGCCGAAGCCTCTTATGAGCTTTATGGAGGCGGAGATGCCAATACCGTTAAATATATCAATGCAGTGCGTAATCGTGCAGGAGTACAGCCATTAGCAACCGTTACGTTCGAAAATATTATACATGAAAGGCGTGTTGAGTTTGCTTTTGAAGATCAGCGTTACTGGGATATGAAACGCTGGCGTCTGGCCGATAAGACATGGAATGGTAATCAAGCCAGCCGAACTGCCAACCGATTGGGTTTATGGCCGTATCGAGTTGTTGCCGAAGGTAATCCCAATAATGGTAAATGGGTATTTGTTGAAAAAGACATGAATTTCATTTATCCCAATGCCTTGAATTTCGAACTGAGACATTATTATAATGAACTGGATAACGGATGGTTAAATAATAATCCGAAACTAGTGAAAAACCCTTATCAATAA
- a CDS encoding glycoside hydrolase family 43 protein → MYMRKLLFMGIAAFLLLSPYNLNAQSNKKAKSSMSGNPVFEGWYADPEGIIYGGTYWIYPTWSDLYEKQTFFDCFSSKDLVNWTKHESVLDTTAIKWAKIAMWAPSVISKNNKYYLFFGANDVHPGEIGGIGVAISDRPEGPYKDLIGKPLINENVNGAQPIDQFVFKDDDNTYYMYYGGWGHCNMVKLNDDFTALVPFDDGEMYKEVTPQNYVEGPFMFKKNGKYYFMWSEGGWGGPDYSVAYAIADSPFGPFNRIGKILEEDATVATSAGHHSIMHVPNSEDYYIVYHRRPLGDKARDHRVTCIDKMTFDKDGFINPVKITFEGVKARKIK, encoded by the coding sequence ATATACATGAGAAAATTATTATTTATGGGAATAGCAGCCTTTTTACTGCTATCACCTTACAATCTGAATGCACAAAGCAACAAAAAAGCAAAGTCTTCAATGAGCGGTAATCCTGTATTCGAAGGTTGGTATGCCGATCCCGAAGGCATAATTTATGGGGGTACTTATTGGATTTATCCGACTTGGAGTGATCTATATGAGAAACAGACGTTCTTCGACTGCTTTTCATCCAAGGATCTCGTAAACTGGACAAAGCATGAGAGCGTATTGGACACGACTGCGATAAAATGGGCAAAAATAGCGATGTGGGCACCATCCGTTATCAGTAAAAACAATAAGTACTATTTATTCTTCGGAGCCAATGATGTGCATCCGGGTGAAATCGGCGGAATTGGTGTTGCAATAAGCGACCGCCCCGAAGGTCCTTACAAGGATTTAATAGGAAAACCTCTTATCAATGAAAATGTGAACGGGGCACAACCTATCGACCAATTCGTTTTTAAAGATGACGACAATACCTATTACATGTATTATGGCGGATGGGGGCATTGTAATATGGTTAAACTGAATGACGATTTTACGGCTTTAGTTCCATTTGATGACGGTGAAATGTACAAAGAGGTAACTCCTCAGAACTACGTTGAAGGACCTTTTATGTTTAAAAAGAATGGCAAGTACTACTTCATGTGGAGTGAAGGCGGATGGGGAGGACCCGATTATTCGGTGGCTTATGCCATAGCCGATTCGCCTTTCGGTCCATTTAACCGTATCGGGAAGATATTGGAGGAAGATGCCACTGTTGCTACAAGTGCAGGACATCATTCCATTATGCATGTACCTAATTCGGAAGACTATTATATCGTTTATCACCGTCGTCCGCTAGGCGATAAGGCACGCGATCATCGTGTGACTTGTATTGATAAAATGACATTTGACAAAGATGGATTTATTAATCCCGTGAAGATAACTTTTGAAGGTGTAAAAGCCAGAAAAATAAAATAA
- a CDS encoding DUF3823 domain-containing protein, whose product MKKRICYFSIISLLILFSGCGKDNYDEPESTLTGRITYNGEAINVRGTDERVRLQLYQDGYDKHDPIEVFVGQEGTFSAKLFNGQYKMVTRNNNGPWVNTRDTTLITVSGSTTIEFKVTPYFTISNAEISLSGNTMNASLTINRIVATAEIDRVILLLNSTTFVDDGFNVLRKDFTGDDVKTGQVNYTAELNEKALKAKFLFGRICVWTKGADQGIYSQVVKLK is encoded by the coding sequence ATGAAAAAAAGAATATGTTATTTCTCTATAATCTCATTGCTGATACTATTTAGCGGCTGTGGAAAAGATAATTACGATGAACCCGAATCTACTTTAACAGGAAGAATTACATACAATGGTGAAGCCATAAATGTAAGGGGTACGGATGAACGTGTTCGCCTGCAATTGTATCAGGACGGATATGATAAACATGACCCAATCGAGGTATTTGTGGGACAAGAAGGTACATTCTCGGCAAAGCTTTTCAACGGACAATATAAGATGGTAACACGAAACAATAACGGTCCTTGGGTAAATACCCGTGATACAACATTAATTACGGTAAGCGGATCAACTACAATAGAGTTTAAAGTTACTCCCTATTTTACAATTTCAAATGCCGAGATTTCATTATCGGGTAATACGATGAATGCCTCATTGACAATAAATCGTATTGTGGCAACTGCCGAAATAGACAGAGTTATACTTCTGCTAAACTCTACGACTTTTGTTGACGATGGTTTTAATGTTTTACGTAAAGATTTTACCGGAGATGATGTAAAAACGGGACAGGTAAACTATACTGCCGAACTGAATGAAAAAGCTCTTAAGGCGAAATTCCTTTTTGGGCGTATTTGTGTATGGACAAAAGGTGCAGACCAAGGAATATATTCTCAAGTGGTTAAACTGAAATAA
- a CDS encoding DUF418 domain-containing protein, which translates to MEQTQTIIPKKRINSIDALRGFALLGILLFHCMEHFDLAYPPTLSSPFWQSVDNIVLGTITFLFAGKSYAIFSLLFGLSFFMQMDSQADKGVDFRLRFLWRLTILLVLGYLNGLIYMGEFFFVYAVVGVFIIPLYKVTTKWLVVLLILLLLQIPDIINFFSLLSGNAPNEPTSLVKYMDDLYAEAVDVFANGSFSDVLAFNVWKGLSAKMLWVLVYARYPQLLGLFIAGMLIGRLGIHKSEEKMIKYSSKVLPYAIVGFVIFYSIILFLPHYVDGFTLNVGTTLFKAYANLNMMVMYICILTLLYYKTKTRSILDLIAPVGRMSVTNYMVQSFVGVILFYGFGANLATKLSFLQCFLLGMAIYIIQVSYSNWWMKKYYYGPVEWLWRTITWFKGVPFLRK; encoded by the coding sequence ATGGAGCAGACTCAGACTATTATACCTAAGAAACGGATCAATTCGATTGATGCACTTCGGGGATTTGCATTATTGGGTATCTTATTATTTCATTGCATGGAGCATTTCGATCTCGCGTATCCTCCTACTCTTAGTTCACCTTTCTGGCAATCGGTGGATAATATAGTATTGGGAACTATTACTTTTTTGTTTGCGGGAAAATCTTATGCCATATTTTCGTTGCTTTTTGGATTGAGCTTTTTTATGCAGATGGATTCTCAGGCTGATAAAGGAGTCGATTTCAGGCTTCGCTTTCTTTGGCGGTTGACTATTTTGCTAGTTTTAGGATACCTCAATGGACTTATATATATGGGCGAATTTTTCTTCGTATATGCTGTTGTAGGCGTCTTTATTATCCCTCTTTATAAGGTTACGACCAAATGGCTGGTAGTACTTCTTATATTACTTCTGTTACAGATTCCCGACATAATCAATTTCTTTTCGTTATTGAGCGGCAATGCACCCAACGAACCGACCAGTCTGGTTAAATATATGGATGATTTATATGCTGAGGCTGTAGATGTTTTTGCCAATGGATCATTTTCGGATGTATTAGCATTTAATGTTTGGAAGGGATTATCCGCTAAAATGTTATGGGTATTAGTTTATGCCCGTTATCCTCAATTATTGGGATTGTTTATTGCCGGAATGCTTATCGGTCGTTTGGGTATACATAAGAGCGAGGAGAAGATGATCAAATACAGCAGTAAGGTTCTGCCTTATGCTATTGTAGGATTCGTTATTTTTTACAGTATAATATTATTTCTTCCACATTATGTTGATGGATTTACTCTCAATGTAGGTACTACATTATTCAAGGCATATGCGAATTTGAATATGATGGTGATGTATATATGTATCTTGACACTTTTATATTATAAAACTAAAACTCGTAGTATCTTAGATCTGATAGCTCCTGTAGGGCGTATGAGTGTTACCAACTACATGGTGCAGAGTTTCGTCGGGGTAATATTATTTTATGGATTTGGTGCCAATTTAGCAACAAAACTAAGCTTCTTACAATGCTTCTTACTAGGTATGGCTATCTACATTATTCAAGTGAGTTATAGTAATTGGTGGATGAAAAAATACTATTACGGACCTGTAGAGTGGCTTTGGAGAACAATAACCTGGTTTAAAGGCGTTCCTTTTCTTCGTAAATAA
- a CDS encoding glycoside hydrolase family 2 protein, with amino-acid sequence MKLNLLLLTFVLSGTSLFAQWKPAGDRIKTKWAETIDPNNVLPEYPRPIMERPDWVNLNGLWEYSIQPVGQNEPQKFDGNILVPFAVESSLSGVQKDLGKDKELWYKRTFNIASDWKNKTILLHFGAVDWKTDVYINDIKIGTHTGGFTPFSFDITPYLTSGNQKLVVKVWDPTSDGYQPRGKQVTRPEGIWYTGVSGIWQTVWIEPVSNKYISGVNTVADIDNNSLKINVNTEKTNPSDIVQVTLKDNNKVISTVKGVAGQSLNINVPNAKLWSPDSPFLYDLEVVLLDNGKAADKVKSYAAMRKVSIKKDQNGIVRLQLNNKDCFHFGPLDQGWWPDGLYTAPTDEALVYDIQKTKDFGYNMIRKHVKVEPARWYTHCDKMGILVWQDMPNGDASPHWEMHRYFEGVEKVRSIESENNFRKEWREIMDYLRPYPSIAVWVPFNEAWGQFKTKEIVEWTKFYDPSRLVNPASGGNHYKVGDILDFHKYPSPELMMFDPERATVLGEYGGIGLPINGHMWQSDKNWGYTQFKNEKEVTDEYIKYNNMLMKLIGRGISAAVYTQTTDVEGEVNGLMTYDRKVIKVDEQKIRQANLEISNSLGK; translated from the coding sequence ATGAAATTGAATCTTTTATTGTTAACATTCGTTCTCTCCGGAACATCCTTGTTTGCTCAATGGAAACCTGCCGGAGATAGGATTAAGACTAAATGGGCTGAAACCATCGACCCCAATAATGTATTGCCCGAATATCCCCGTCCTATTATGGAGCGTCCGGATTGGGTAAATCTGAATGGTCTTTGGGAATATTCGATTCAACCCGTAGGACAAAATGAGCCTCAAAAATTTGACGGCAATATACTGGTTCCATTTGCCGTGGAATCGAGCCTTTCTGGAGTACAAAAAGACTTGGGCAAAGACAAAGAATTATGGTATAAAAGAACCTTTAATATCGCTTCGGACTGGAAAAACAAAACTATTTTACTTCATTTTGGTGCAGTAGACTGGAAAACTGATGTGTATATCAACGACATCAAAATAGGCACACATACAGGAGGCTTTACGCCTTTCAGTTTCGATATCACTCCTTACTTAACCTCAGGAAATCAAAAGCTGGTAGTAAAAGTATGGGATCCGACAAGCGATGGCTATCAACCCAGAGGAAAACAAGTAACACGCCCCGAAGGTATTTGGTACACAGGCGTTTCGGGTATATGGCAAACCGTATGGATTGAGCCTGTAAGCAACAAATATATTTCGGGAGTAAATACCGTAGCCGATATTGACAATAATTCATTGAAAATAAACGTCAATACCGAAAAGACAAATCCTTCCGATATAGTTCAAGTAACCTTGAAAGATAACAACAAAGTGATATCAACCGTAAAGGGTGTAGCAGGACAATCATTGAATATCAATGTTCCCAATGCTAAACTTTGGTCGCCCGATTCTCCATTTCTCTATGATTTGGAAGTGGTTCTTTTAGATAATGGAAAGGCAGCAGATAAAGTAAAAAGCTATGCTGCTATGCGTAAAGTATCTATCAAAAAAGATCAGAACGGAATAGTACGCCTTCAATTGAATAACAAAGATTGTTTCCACTTCGGACCTCTCGATCAAGGTTGGTGGCCTGACGGACTTTACACCGCTCCTACAGATGAGGCTTTGGTATATGATATTCAGAAAACCAAAGATTTCGGTTATAACATGATACGTAAACACGTAAAAGTAGAGCCTGCACGTTGGTACACCCATTGCGACAAAATGGGTATTTTGGTTTGGCAGGATATGCCCAACGGAGATGCCTCTCCACATTGGGAAATGCACCGATATTTCGAAGGAGTAGAAAAAGTACGTTCTATTGAATCCGAAAATAATTTCCGTAAAGAGTGGAGAGAAATTATGGACTACCTAAGACCTTATCCTTCTATTGCGGTTTGGGTTCCTTTCAACGAAGCTTGGGGACAGTTCAAGACAAAAGAAATAGTAGAATGGACTAAATTTTACGATCCGTCTCGTTTGGTAAATCCTGCAAGTGGAGGAAACCATTATAAAGTAGGCGATATTCTTGACTTCCATAAATACCCATCGCCCGAATTGATGATGTTTGATCCTGAGCGTGCAACGGTATTAGGCGAATATGGAGGTATCGGACTTCCTATCAATGGTCATATGTGGCAATCGGATAAAAATTGGGGATATACACAGTTTAAAAACGAAAAAGAAGTAACAGACGAGTATATCAAATACAATAATATGCTGATGAAACTAATCGGCAGAGGTATTTCGGCAGCAGTATATACACAAACGACTGATGTGGAAGGTGAAGTAAACGGACTTATGACATATGACCGTAAGGTAATTAAGGTTGATGAGCAAAAGATAAGACAAGCCAACCTTGAAATAAGTAATTCTCTGGGTAAATAG
- a CDS encoding beta-L-arabinofuranosidase domain-containing protein, whose product MKAYRLKLLVVACASFLVSSAATPKVTVISRPATDSKNLYYTSNRQPLLPSNFIKLPVGSIQPEGWVKRYLELQRDGLTGQLGEISAWLNKENNAWLDKSGKGEYGWEEVPYWLKGYGNLAYMLNDPKMIEETKTWINAALSSQREDGYFGPWVEKEGRPDIWGNMIMLWCLQSYYEYSNDQRVIPFMTKYFEWENNLPDSMLLKDYWENSRGGDNIYSVYWLYNITGDKFLLDLATKLHRNTANWMQTDNLPNLHNVNIAQSFREPATYYLQTHDKTHLQATYDDHFLIRKWYGQVPGGMFGGDENCRKGYHDPRQGVETCGMVEQMASDEILLRITGDPLWADHCENVAFNTYPAAVMPDFKSLRYITSPNMVLSDDKNHSPGIDNTGPFLMMNPFSSRCCQHNHAQGWPYYAENLWMATPDNGLLAALYAESSVKAKVGSKGQTVELVQKTHYPFDDQINIEVKSGKNVEFPLYLRIPEWADNATVKINGKVVNVKPETSNYIRIDNVWNTGDIVNLTLPMKLKTDTWAQNGNSVSVNYGPLTYSLKIDEKYIEKSSIESAIGDSKWQKTADPSKWPSFEIHPNSSWNYALVFDQNNLDKSFKVVKKSWPADNFPFTLQSVPIEIQATGCIVPDWKIDEYGLCSFVPVSPVAKTKVENITLVPMGAARLRISAFPTAN is encoded by the coding sequence ATGAAGGCATACCGATTAAAACTTTTAGTTGTGGCATGTGCATCTTTTTTGGTGAGTTCGGCAGCAACACCCAAGGTGACAGTAATTTCACGCCCCGCAACCGATAGTAAGAATTTATACTACACAAGCAACAGACAACCTTTATTACCCAGTAATTTTATCAAACTTCCTGTAGGTAGTATTCAACCCGAAGGATGGGTAAAGAGATACCTCGAACTTCAACGTGACGGGTTAACAGGTCAGTTGGGAGAAATCAGTGCATGGCTGAATAAGGAAAATAATGCATGGCTTGACAAAAGTGGAAAAGGCGAATACGGATGGGAAGAAGTTCCTTACTGGCTCAAAGGTTACGGAAACCTTGCATATATGCTCAACGATCCTAAAATGATTGAAGAGACCAAAACATGGATCAATGCTGCTTTATCGAGTCAACGTGAAGACGGCTATTTTGGTCCTTGGGTTGAAAAAGAGGGTAGACCCGATATCTGGGGAAATATGATAATGCTCTGGTGTCTTCAATCTTATTATGAATATTCAAACGATCAAAGGGTAATACCTTTTATGACTAAATACTTCGAATGGGAGAATAATCTGCCCGACTCTATGCTTCTTAAAGATTATTGGGAAAATAGTCGTGGTGGCGACAATATCTATAGTGTTTATTGGCTTTACAATATTACGGGTGATAAATTTCTGCTCGATCTGGCGACAAAACTTCATCGTAATACAGCCAATTGGATGCAAACCGATAATCTACCCAACTTGCATAATGTGAACATTGCACAATCATTCAGAGAGCCTGCAACCTATTATCTTCAAACACATGATAAAACACATCTGCAAGCTACTTATGACGATCACTTCCTGATTCGTAAATGGTACGGACAAGTGCCCGGGGGAATGTTTGGTGGTGATGAAAACTGTCGTAAAGGATATCACGATCCACGTCAGGGAGTAGAAACTTGCGGTATGGTTGAGCAAATGGCATCCGATGAAATATTACTAAGAATTACAGGCGATCCGCTTTGGGCTGATCATTGCGAAAATGTAGCCTTCAATACCTATCCTGCAGCTGTGATGCCCGATTTTAAGTCGCTTCGTTACATCACTTCACCCAATATGGTATTGAGTGATGATAAAAACCATAGTCCGGGAATAGATAATACGGGACCTTTCCTGATGATGAACCCCTTTAGCAGCCGTTGTTGTCAGCACAATCACGCTCAGGGATGGCCTTATTATGCGGAAAATTTATGGATGGCAACACCCGATAATGGTTTACTCGCTGCTTTGTATGCCGAAAGTTCGGTAAAAGCGAAAGTAGGAAGCAAGGGTCAGACTGTAGAATTAGTACAAAAAACGCATTATCCGTTTGATGATCAGATAAACATCGAAGTGAAAAGCGGTAAAAACGTAGAGTTTCCGTTATATTTGCGTATTCCTGAGTGGGCAGATAATGCTACGGTGAAAATTAATGGCAAAGTTGTGAATGTGAAACCGGAGACCTCTAATTATATACGGATCGATAATGTATGGAATACAGGAGATATTGTTAATCTGACTTTACCTATGAAACTGAAAACCGATACATGGGCACAAAATGGAAATAGTGTAAGTGTGAACTATGGTCCACTGACCTATTCTCTGAAAATAGACGAGAAATATATCGAAAAAAGCAGTATAGAAAGTGCAATAGGTGATTCGAAATGGCAAAAAACGGCAGATCCGTCTAAATGGCCTTCTTTCGAAATTCATCCCAATTCATCGTGGAATTACGCTTTGGTATTCGATCAAAACAATCTGGATAAATCATTCAAAGTTGTAAAGAAAAGCTGGCCTGCTGATAATTTTCCATTCACATTGCAATCGGTACCTATCGAGATTCAGGCAACAGGTTGTATTGTTCCCGACTGGAAAATAGATGAATATGGCTTATGTTCTTTTGTGCCTGTAAGTCCGGTGGCAAAAACAAAAGTAGAGAACATCACACTTGTTCCGATGGGTGCAGCACGTCTGCGTATTTCGGCTTTCCCAACAGCGAATTAA